From a region of the Rhipicephalus microplus isolate Deutch F79 chromosome X, USDA_Rmic, whole genome shotgun sequence genome:
- the LOC142775573 gene encoding uncharacterized protein LOC142775573, producing the protein EKLRLILSDKEGHFVVLSESLFAEKASAAVEKNFKKVQAKSANVKKNALQLLSSLGLDAVAANVKKAKGMQLDMFFVAKTHKNDVPFRAIVSERHTWLEVVSRFLQGQLSALTINDPYRICNSQALVDFLRKDNPSCLSAASIDVEDLYYSLPHSELVESVQVCITQHNDELEFRSRCGLTVEAFLELLMMYLQSTVVGVGKDLYVQKAGVCIGSAVAPILSDIFLSRVDRKVSDSLAGIAEHIFRYVDDYLVLVPKDNYNQNVINVLKVFRENSCGLKFTLEFVQDKSLQFLDIKLLFKADHIFVASVMCARDCCQLSGPAKQAQGSWVSQPFAEHHLQKTHPSDKRYGKKSQKSTK; encoded by the exons AAGAAAAACTGAGGCTAATTCTCTCGGATAAAGAAGGCCATTTTGTGGTGCTATCAGAAAGCCTGTTCGCAGAAAAGGCTAGTGCAGCCGTagagaaaaattttaaaaaagtgcAGGCCAAGTCGGCCAACGTAAAGAAGAATGCACTTCAGTTATTGTCGAGTCTGGGACTCGACGCCGTCGCAGCAAATGTCAAGAAAGCAAAAGGAATGCAGCTTGACATGTTTTTCGTTGCCAAAACGCACAAGAATGACGTTCCTTTTCGAGCGATCGTATCAGAAAGACACACGTGGCTCGAAGTGGTCTCCCGCTTTCTGCAAGGACAGTTGTCTGCCCTAACAATTAATGACCCCTACCGAATCTGCAACTCGCAAGCCCTGGTTGACTTCCTTCGCAAAGATAACCCGTCATGCCTGAGCGCAGCGAGTATCGATGTAGAAGACCTCTACTATTCGCTTCCACACAGTGAACTAGTGGAGAGCGTACAAGTTTGCATCACGCAACACAACGACGAGTTGGAGTTCCGGTCAAGGTGCGGGTTAACAGTGGAGGCATTTCTGGAACTGCTCATGATGTATTTAcagtccactgttgttggcgttGGCAAGGACCTATATGTGCAGAAGGCTGGTGTATGTATCGGGTCGGCTGTAGCACCCATCCTAAGTGACATTTTCCTCAGTCGCGTTGATAGAAAAGTGTCAGATAGTCTAGCAGGGATTGCGGAACACATTTTCCGGTATGTGGACGACTATCTTGTACTCGTACCTAAAGATAACTATAACCAGAACGTCATCAATGTTCTCAAGGTGTTTAGAGAGAATTCCTGTGGGCTGAAGTTCACATTAGAGTTTGTACAAGACAAGTCTCTACAGTTTCTGGACATCAAGTTGCTCTTCAAGGCAGATCAC ATCTTCGTTGCTTCGGTCATGTGTGCACGAGATTGCTGCCAGCTTTCAGGACCAGCTAAGCAGGCTCAGGGCAGCTGGGTATCCCAGCCATTTGCTGAACACCATTTGCAAAAAACTCATCCCAGTGATAAAAGGTACGGAAAGAAGTCCCAGAAGAgtacaaagtga